A DNA window from Centroberyx gerrardi isolate f3 chromosome 3, fCenGer3.hap1.cur.20231027, whole genome shotgun sequence contains the following coding sequences:
- the klhl2 gene encoding kelch-like protein 2, with translation MVHAAAPSFQPLKNTGIMDIHPLCTRLCPHPLDKEDGVERQGPVTLNPRHMRKAFKVMNELRSQSLLCDVTIVAEDVEIAAHRVVLAAGSPYFHAMFTGEMAESRAKRVRIKEMDGWTLGLLIDYIYTAEIQVTEDNVQALLPAAGLLQLTEVKKACCEFLSSQLHPSNCLGIRAFADLHACSQLLTQANSYAEQHFTEVVGSEEFLNLGMEQVSSLIASDKLTIPTEEKVFEAVIAWVNHDKDVRQEHLAHLMEHVRLPLLSREYLVQRVEEESLIKNSSACKDYLIEAMKYHLLPADQRALMKTARTRMRTPACCPKVMVVVGGQAPKAIRSVECYDFEEQRWYQVAELPTRRCRAGVVYVGGCVYAVGGFNGSLRVRTVDCYDPAMDRWTCVSSMQDRRSTLGASVLNGLLYAVGGFDGSTGLSTVEAYNAKTDEWFHVLPMSTRRSSVGVGVVNGILYAVGGYDGATRQCLSTVEAYNPNSNTWSYISEMGTRRSGAGVGVLKGLLYAVGGHDGPLVRKSCEVYDPASNSWRQVADMNMCRRNAGVCAVNNILYVVGGDDGSCNLASVEFYNPNSDKWTLLPACMSTGRSYAGVTVIDKPL, from the exons GTGTACCAGACTTTGTCCACATCCTTTGGACAAAGAAGATGGAGTGGAGAGGCAAGGTCCTGTTACTCTCAACCCACGGCACATGAGGAAGGCTTTCAAAGTCATGAACGAGCTGCGCAG tcagaGCCTGTTGTGTGATGTGACCATAGTAGCGGAGGATGTAGAGATTGCTGCTCACAGGGTGGTTCTGGCTGCTGGGAGCCCCTACTTCCATGCTATGTTCACAG GGGAGATGGCAGAGAGCAGGGCAAAACGAGTGAGGATAAAGGAGATGGATGGTTGGACTCTGGGCCTACTGATAGACTACATCTACACAGCAGAGATACAGGTCACAGAGGATAATgtacag gcaTTGTTGCCTGCAGCAGGTCTGCTCCAGCTGACTGAGGTGAAAAAGGCTTGTTGTGAGTTCCTGAGCTCTCAGCTTCATCCGTCCAACTGTCTAGGAATACGAGCCTTCGCTGACCTCCACGCCTGCTCTCAGCTGCTCACACAGGCCAACAGttatgcag AGCAACATTTCACTGAGGTGGTCGGGAGTGAAGAGTTCCTCAACTTGGGCATGGAGCAAGTGTCCAGCCTTATTGCCAGTGACAAGCTCACCATCCCCACAGAGgagaag GTATTTGAAGCAGTGATTGCTTGGGTCAACCACGATAAAGACGTCCGTCAGGAACACCTGGCTCACCTGATGGAGCATGTCCGCCTGCCCCTCCTCTCCAGAGAATACCTGGTGCAG CGGGTGGAGGAGGAGTCCCTGATTAAGAATAGCAGTGCGTGTAAAGACTACCTGATTGAGGCCATGAAGTATCACCTGCTGCCTGCTGACCAGAGAGCCCTGATGAAGACGGCACGCACACGCATGAGGACTCCTGCCTGCTGTCCTAAG GTGATGGTAGTGGTTGGAGGCCAGGCTCCCAAGGCCATCCGGAGTGTTGAATGTTATGACTTTGAGGAGCAGCGATGGTACCAGGTGGCTGAACTCCCCACCAGGAGGTGCAGAGCAG GTGTGGtgtatgtgggtgggtgtgtgtatgcagtcgGTGGTTTCAACGGTTCTTTGCGTGTGCGGACGGTCGACTGTTACGACCCGGCTATGGACCGCTGGACCTGTGTGAGCAGCATGCAGGACCGACGGTCAACACTCGGGGCTTCTGTGCTCAACGGACTGCTGTACGCTGTCGGAGGCTTTGACGGTAGCAcag GTCTATCTACAGTTGAGGCGTACAACGCAAAGACGGATGAGTGGTTCCATGTTTTACCCATGAGCACCCGACGTAGCAGTGTGGGAGTGGGTGTCGTCAATG ggATCCTGTATGCAGTTGGAGGTTATGATGGAGCGACCAGGCAATGTCTGAGTACAGTAGAGGCTTACAATCCAAATAGCAACACATGGAGCTACATTTCTGAGATGGGCACACGCCGCAGtggggcag GTGTAGGTGTGTTAAAAGGCCTGCTCTACGCTGTGGGGGGGCATGACGGCCCGTTGGTGAGGAAGAGTTGCGAGGTGTACGACCCCGCCTCCAACAGCTGGCGACAGGTAGCTGATATGAACATGTGTCGACGCAACGCAG gtgtgtgtgctgtgaacaacatactgtatgtggtgGGAGGAGATGACGGCAGCTGTAACTTGGCCTCAGTGGAGTTCTACAACCCAAACTCTGACAAGTGGACACTACTGCCTGCCTGCATGAGCACAGGACGCAGTTATGCAG GCGTGACTGTGATCGACAAGCCCTTATGA
- the msmo1 gene encoding methylsterol monooxygenase 1 produces the protein MEVNGTADILGSAYLAVEYVDAVLPENPFQPSVKHAWGYMMDNYTKFQIATWGSLFVHEFIYFFFCLPGFLFQFMPFMQKYKIQQDKPETWEKQWKCFKMLLFNHFCIQLPLICGTYYFTEFFNIPYDWDSMPRWPYLLTQCFGCAVVEDTWHYFLHRLLHHRRIYKYIHKVHHEFTAPFGMQAEYAHPAETLILGAGFFIGIMIFCNHVSLLWAWVAFRLLETIDVHSGYDIPLNPLHLIPFYAGTRFHDFHHMNFVGNYASTFTWWDKLLKTDSQYNKHMIKKEQ, from the exons ATGGAGGTGAACGGCACGGCAGACATCTTGGGCTCTGCCTACCTCGCAGTGGAGTATGTAGACGCAGTGTTGCCAGAAAACCCCTTCCAGCCCTCAGTGAAACATGCCTGGGGCTACATGATGGACAACTACACCAAGTTCCAGATCGCCACCTGGGGCTCCCTCTTCGTCCATGAGTTcatctacttcttcttctgcctgcCCGGTTTCCTCTTCCAGTTCATGCCCTTTATGCAGAAATACAAGATCcaacag GACAAGCCAGAGACTTGGGAGAAACAGTGGAAGTGTTTCAAGATGCTGCTGTTCAACCATTTCTGCATCCAGCTGCCTTTGATCTGTGGAACGTACTACTTCACTGAGTTCTTCAACATCCCCTACGACTGGGACTCCATGCCTCGCTG gCCGTACCTCCTGACCCAGTGCTTTGGCTGTGCTGTTGTGGAGGATACCTGGCACTACTTTCTGCATCGCCTGCTGCATCACCGCAGGATCTATAAATACATCCACAAGGTCCACCATGAGTTCACT GCTCCGTTTGGCATGCAGGCGGAGTACGCCCATCCTGCTGAGACACTTATTCTGGGCGCTGGCTTCTTCATCGGCATCATGATCTTCTGCAACCACGTCTCCTTGCTGTGGGCCTGGGTGGCCTTCCGCCTGCTGGAGACCATCGACGTCCACAG tGGGTACGACATCCCTCTGAACCCGCTCCACCTGATCCCGTTCTACGCCGGCACCCGTTTCCACGACTTCCACCACATGAACTTTGTCGGGAACTACGCCTCCACCTTCACCTGGTGGGACAAGCTGCTGAAGACAGACAGCCAGTACAACAAGCACATGATCAAGAAGGAGCAGTAA